ttctaagtctagaatgagtcttggttgaatttttagaggcccagattgcgtttcgagtttttgagcctaaagttagtttcttgacgccttatcggataccgggacaaggagacctcgaattcaaattccgaaaatttcattgagtccgaaatgtcattttcaagctagtagcatatttggtttgtgttcgggaagtgccaaatgagttttgggtgagcttttaagcttcttgaatgctttgacactatttcagcaaattgtagcaactaaagggttcattattagttttaaaggtctaaaaattattccgaaggttctgaaattttgagcatgaattataggacttatctgcaaattttggtgcattttcggtaacccgagattggacttttatcgcaaataagaaataattgtttaccgagtagaaatgatatttgactgggcaaacgagcatgaaattgaacTCCGATTGAACGaacaggtccgtatcattatttaagacatttacaaaaaagaatcgggtcatttcactatcgtatgaggaaattacggcctttttagtgaaagattaactgctgtttttctggtgcataacagccatgtactgttataaaaatctcagactgtgttcatttggtattttgagcatatcgggagttctagagatcggaatggagtgattcttacgggtttcttcttgaattaatatgagggttagtattcaatcttcaattcgacattttctcataatttctttatctggttttttttcctatccgtaaatctcttgggaaaaattggggttttatcgatttggactccctttttgatgaaaaaggtatatttacgatccttatgttatgggtaaactgattttaacataaaattattgattcatcgattattttcatcatattaaccgcgtacaatttggactttcccggtaaagttaaagtttgataaattgagaatttcaaggtcgatcttaactccgtttttgatgaaatttcatatttgaacttatctaagcatgggtaagatgtttttcaagagatatttcattttcgagtcggggtttcggatccgaatattttaggcttcttcaagaacgtggattttccttcaaattgagtttgtgaattgatttcaactccgttttcaaattggttttcaccattagcttccaaatactttaaggatcattttacatcaaaaatttccagatttgggtatcgttttccggtatgagacttttggaccgttttgccctttttccctaaatttcttgattttggtgtcattggactcgaattgtgattgtgaataattgtttgaatagattatcgtgatccggattatactcggaaaggaaaggctcaagtcaagtaacttttggagttcgttttaaggcaagtggcttccaaactttgtaaaactcttagactacgcatgactactttcctaattgtgttggggagtaatggggattgaggatgggttttatttgttgattgaaattgttgtaaatgaaagatggggaataaaacgagctaaatgtgttatatgtgacttgaatttgttgaataagtcatgtgataactgatattgaggggatagaagagcatgagtaggctatgattgatacagacattgtgattgagacaggtgatgtgtaatgctatgatgtggtcgtgatatggttgtgattgagacatgtgatgtgtaatactatgatgtggccgtgatatggttgtgattgagacaggtgatgtgtaatactatgatgtggccgtgatatggttgtgattgagacagatgatgtgtaatactatgatgtcatcgtgatatgattgtggtTGATggcatgtgcatattcattattcatcccatgtgtgaactatctgttgcatgagttctgagacacagATATGAAGATGGATGgttatgagacacagttgagactagctccggctagagatatatgagatagactagctccggctagcgatttggatgccgatgggatctggttccgacggtgatacatggtccatgtgtggcccccatgggttctgatttgagtattcagcgcggactaaTTACGTCAACAGATATGTATCGTAGGACaaacatgcatcacgactacatgacatcattattgcattttgaaTCGCATttaccttatctttgtctgtgatgtgtggattgtatcggtttacccttcttatgtggaatttgatctgcttgctcttatttgttgatctgaggttgatgaggatatattgttggttctggctgttgaatacgatctgtttagtataggttggttggtttgctgctaaattgaagtttcggtggttcgattgggattgaaaggagttgtttgtatctgctagttttgcttagtttagagttacttgcgagtacctgtggttttcggtactcacccttgcttctacacaattgtgtaggttgacagctctctctcagattcggcttagtattttctttagcatattgagcttcgggacatactcgagaggtagcggttcattccagacgtgcccttgagttatctttactttcagttttgttctattcgagaactatactctgagacttgtatatttttattcgagtTATGTATTTAGAGGTtagtacatgtgacaaccaaattctgggtagtgttgagtcttaattaaagtcttccgcttatttattatcttttattctcgtatttctacttctctatcgttgtggttgggttaggctgacgtgtccggtggaaaatggacacgtgccatcacatccggatttggggtgtgacaaacaaTTACTGATGGGCGAAACACCAAGGAAGAGGGTGATTTGCGGAACGGATTGACGAACCTCGATCAAGATCGCCTTTTGTTACAGTGGTCCAGTTTGAGAATTGATGAACATCGAAGGCGAGACGAACAAGAATCGGGGAGTCATTGATCACtcagcgatcccgactaactgctcTGAATGGATCCTTCGCATCACACtttctgaaaactataaatattcaTTGAGAGTTTTAACTTAGTATCGATTTTTCAGtgtaaaacattatttttttcataatttagtttctatcttttagctctaagtttggagagggtttttgaagactttgaaaaatcaaaaaggGTTTCATCTCTAAGATTTGGAAGTGGATCCtgtggattcttcattcttagcttgtttgagacttaaatcttcatacccatttgaatgcaagctcattttggtataaatttctatctattttacatgtctagctaaaactccaattcttggggtgtgattttgtgaatatgggttaaattagttaatgggtcttgcttgttgatggtttaatcgtagtttaaatgtgatttcgtttagtagttgtgttggaatttaatgggattgtagttgcaaatacaatttcacctatgtgtttttgacttgctcgagagagaggtcgtaaactaagactactaaattgatggccggtgggattggatcgacatgaggtttagcccgagagggtgagccctagtctcATTCCCctacactcagctcgagagagtgagtaggttaaggcgtaggctgtgCTTCATgaggcaagtgggtgtccgagaggaacccatttgaaacggggtaagttgctcgagagagagcttatcccccttaaagtgtAGTCTAGTCACAATTACTCTATGAACTCTCTATCAATAGCATGTACCCATTACAttagtttatcccgtattcctatcatatcccaagaatcccgtctccttgattagtactttTTGTGTTTTTGCCATTTTTGCTTATTTGTTACAAACCCCCATAGTTAATTGAcgcttgtgtcaccccttaatttgatttgttttaatcgttaatgtttATAGCCATGGTTGATTAGAACTAAATTCTTACTTGCTATTATACTCTCAACTGTtgaaccgctcccttgggactcgactcCAACCCTTGGTTGGATTATACTACTGCTTACGACCGTTGGACACTCGAATTGGAGGTAGTGTCTTGATAAGCGAGATCGTGAAAAGGACTTATCACCTTGCCGGtacttagggcactctttcatgaagtgaccctcttggccacacttgaaacaacatGTGGAGCCATCGCGATACTTATATGGGTGAAAACTACCACACTTTGCAGGTTAGAGCATGCAAGTATTAGTAATGAGAGAACTTCTGTATTATTTTAGGTAGggatcaattatttattttattagttttatttatgaaatacTAAACTCCTAACCAATTATATCAAACGTGTTATTATTTATGCGGAATGTATAACTCACTTCTAATTCAACTATCAAGCAATCTTTAGCGCGCCGAAATGACACATGGAGACGTACCCAAAACGTGGAGATGGGAGTGAGTCCATGGGGCACCAAATATGTGGAAATAATAGTGTTAGGTGTGGGAGGGTTAAATTACAATTTCCAAGGTTTCTAAGTCCTAATTGGCCAGCGACTTTGACTTTATTTCCAATTTCTCTGTCCATAATTTAATTGCCATATGATACAGCACCATAATTGATCCATCTATTATATTGGAATGAGgatattatttattcttttaaaaataaagaggtGGTGTGCTAAACAATTTCAGATCTCATcacacatatatattatataaataaatataatactaataaagAATAGAAAAAGGAAAGATAAACATTACTAACGATAGATGCGGAGCAAAGTGAATGAGGTGTGAGGGAGAGAATTTGTTTAATATCCATGTGTTGATTCTAGAAAAATCTCATACAGTGTGGGATAAACCTCAACAAGGATATTGGGTCCATAAAGGGGTGTATATGACATTCTAACTTAAGATAAAAAGTCtcataaaatacaaaaactatATTGATAAATAAGTAAACAGGTTTTACCAACAAGCTAACAATATCACTAACGGACTGGACTACAATATATGTGTATAGGTCAAATCAGTATCgaaatatgttttaatacaaaattttgGTTTCAATTACAGTGCATTGACTTCAAGCGCATGTGATATGCATTTAGATATGTGTAAGAGCATCTTATCTaatcaatttataaaatcataacTCGTTTTAATTCCActtaattttaatcaaattttaagtgACTCTTTAATCAACTAAGAGTCACTTATTacaagttttaattaattaatttaattttttttttgaaataccattaattaattaggtaCAATGTACTAACTAGCTACGTAGTAATAAGGTGTCTAACACACATATAAGGTTTTGATGAGTAATTATGTCTTTAAAcgtgctaatgcatgcattaaaattatttgagttattaatgctatgaatttttttcatgtattatttataagcattagttatacactggTTAAAAattgtaccaaacaaggtactaataATACACAAAGCTAAGTGCatgcattattatttttttctaaaacgaCCCCTTAAGTGCGCATAAAAATAATTGTGAATTAaatgtattagtaatgtttACACTAATAATGTTGGATTAGTTATGTTGCATTATTTCTTGTACATTATTGGATatgatgtattagaaataacaagTCTTACATAgcttctatataaaaaaaaatattgcaaaaataCCTTCGAAAAATggaaatattttgagaaagattTGAGGGATAGTTATATCAGTAATCAATCTAAGCATTCGCAATACATGGGaattcatggtattagtaatgcatgcattattttttttaataatattacacAAAGTTAatgcatatattattttttctaatacactctatcaaacgaCTCCTTGTTGTGTTAGCCGGGCCCACACCAACTATAAATTCACTTTCCTTCAATTGGGCCCACTATCCGCGTGTCAAAATTTAAACGGATTTTCATACAACTTTTATTGGTTATgtcaaactcaaaataaaatttctcaacTTGTTTACGTGCCTATATATACCATGCTTTGTTATATGCTCAAAGCAccaacaaaatttaaacaaattagtttttattaattataatctgCAAAATGGCAACTActaaatcttttttaattttaatttttatgttattagCAACTACTAGTTCAACATTAGCTTCGTTGGAAGAAATGGTGACTGTTCTTAGTATTGATGGAGGTGCAATTAGGGGAATCATTCCGGGTGTCATTCTTGAATTTTTAGAAGGAGAACTTCAGGTAtcgtaaaaatattttgttatgtatGTACGTAAGTGTGAATACTACTATAGTCATTCCGGGtaccattcttgattttcttgaagcacaacttcaagtatcataaaagtatttttgggaaaaagaacaaatatatccctgaactatcgtaaatggtatgtaaaTATCTTTCGTCATACTTTCgtcatatatgctctagttttaaGACGGCAGGGGCATCAATGTCCCAatagtatgacggagggtatctgtataccatttacgatagttcggaggtatatttatcctttttcccaaTATTTTTTCGTGTATGTAATGTAAGTGTGACATtactattgttattttgtttggATTTATACGGTTTACTTTTCTTTTCGAGTCAGAGAATAGACAATAATCCAGATGCAAGACTAGCAGATTACTTTGATGTAATTGGAGGAACAAGTACAGGAGGTTTATTGGTTGCTATGATAACTACTCCAAATGAAAACAATCGACCCTTTGCTGCTGCCAATGAAACTGTACCTTTTTACTTCGAACATGGCCCTGGGATTTTTTCTCCTAGgtacatatacatatttatattcttcgattttaatttatttatctaattttaacTTGATATAGAGcgtaaaaaagatttttgagtcttctgataatatttaatattatcgTCTTAAACATGTCTAGCTAGTCTTAAACAATTActtactctctttgttctaatttatgtgacacttttcatttttcgagagtcaaacagtgcATCATTTGCAATGTGTCGAACAATCAAGTAATGAAATATTCAGTATTTTTGTACGTAATTTTCCGAGATAGAATATAATTAAACCCAACTATATgagatttttgttgtttatacttacatatatatatatatttaatttggttacattattatattatgcaGGCCGCTCTTTCCAATTATTCCAGGCCCAAAATATAATAGTACATATCTTATGCAAGTTATTAAAGAAAAACTGGGAGAAACTCGATTGAATCAAACTTTGACAGAAGTTGTCATCTCAGCCTTTGACATCAAAACAAATGAGCCAGTAATATTCACTAAGTCAAGTGtaagtcaaaataattatttcgaatttcttatttattttctagtaCGTTTGGTAAatacatacaattttttttaatttttattttaaatgcgCGCAGTTAGCAGAGTCGCCAGAATTGAATGCTAAGATGTATGACATATGTTATTCCACAGCAGCAGCTCCAACATATTTTGCTCCACATTACTTTGCTACTACTACTAGTAATGGAGATCCCTATGAGTTCAATCTTGTTGATGGTGGTGTTGCTACTGTTGGTGATCCGGTAATTTTTTATCGatcatgcatatatatatatgtcttttTGAGATATATATATCTGATCTATTATGTGTGGATGCATgatgttagggttttgccctgattttcttaccataatttaaaatttatttttctttaaagaaaagacaaaatatcaggaaaatataataatctttcatatttggtttattctttccttttaggaaaatgtTAGTCCTTTTCTAGTAAGAAGAGGT
This genomic stretch from Solanum stenotomum isolate F172 chromosome 10, ASM1918654v1, whole genome shotgun sequence harbors:
- the LOC125843363 gene encoding patatin-02 isoform X1, yielding MATTKSFLILIFMLLATTSSTLASLEEMVTVLSIDGGAIRGIIPGVILEFLEGELQRIDNNPDARLADYFDVIGGTSTGGLLVAMITTPNENNRPFAAANETVPFYFEHGPGIFSPRPLFPIIPGPKYNSTYLMQVIKEKLGETRLNQTLTEVVISAFDIKTNEPVIFTKSSLAESPELNAKMYDICYSTAAAPTYFAPHYFATTTSNGDPYEFNLVDGGVATVGDPALLSVSVAMKHAENEDPAFASIKSMNYKKMLLLSLGTGTTSDFRETYTAAEAARWGPLKWMDVIQNMTQAGSTYMTDYYLSTAFKALGSQDNYLRVQENALTGTTTTWDNATPANMELLKQVGKDLLNKQVSKDNPDETYADALLRFATKLSDRKKLRANKASY
- the LOC125843363 gene encoding probable inactive patatin-3-Kuras 1 isoform X5 codes for the protein MATTKSFLILIFMLLATTSSTLASLEEMVTVLSIDGGAIRGIIPGVILEFLEGELQRIDNNPDARLADYFDVIGGTSTGGLLVAMITTPNENNRPFAAANETVPFYFEHGPGIFSPRPLFPIIPGPKYNSTYLMQVIKEKLGETRLNQTLTEVVISAFDIKTNEPVIFTKSSLAESPELNAKMYDICYSTAAAPTYFAPHYFATTTSNGDPYEFNLVDGGVATVGDPSLLSISVATRLAQEDPAFASIRSLNYKQMLLLSLGTGTTSELYKNYTAEEAAKWGILQWLLPLQEMRSAASSYMNDYYLSTVFQALDSQNNYLRVQENALTGTATKFDDASVANMILLVQVGENLLKKSVSEDNHETYEVALKRFAKLLSDRKKFRANKASF
- the LOC125843363 gene encoding patatin-02 isoform X2, whose protein sequence is MATTKSFLILIFMLLATTSSTLASLEEMVTVLSIDGGAIRGIIPGVILEFLEGELQRIDNNPDARLADYFDVIGGTSTGGLLVAMITTPNENNRPFAAANETVPFYFEHGPGIFSPRPLFPIIPGPKYNSTYLMQVIKEKLGETRLNQTLTEVVISAFDIKTNEPVIFTKSSLAESPELNAKMYDICYSTAAAPTYFAPHYFATTTSNGDPYEFNLVDGGVATVGDPALLSVSVAMKHAENEDPAFASIKSMNYKKMLLLSLGTGTTSDFRETYTAAEAARWGPLKWMDVIQNMTQAGSTYMTDYYLSTAFKALGSQDNYLRVQENALTGTTTTWDNATPANMELLKQVGKDLLNKQVSKDNPDETYADALLRFAIKLSDRKKLRGNKVSY
- the LOC125843363 gene encoding probable inactive patatin-3-Kuras 1 isoform X3, yielding MATTKSFLILIFMLLATTSSTLASLEEMVTVLSIDGGAIRGIIPGVILEFLEGELQRIDNNPDARLADYFDVIGGTSTGGLLVAMITTPNENNRPFAAANETVPFYFEHGPGIFSPRPLFPIIPGPKYNSTYLMQVIKEKLGETRLNQTLTEVVISAFDIKTNEPVIFTKSSLAESPELNAKMYDICYSTAAAPTYFAPHYFATTTSNGDPYEFNLVDGGVATVGDPALLSVSVAMKHAENEDPAFASIKSLNYKQMLLLSLGTGTTSELYKNYTAEEAAKWGILQWLLPLQEMRSAASSYMNDYYLSTVFQALDSQNNYLRVQENALTGTATKFDDASVANMILLVQVGENLLKKSVSEDNHETYEVALKRFAKLLSDRKKFRANKASF
- the LOC125843363 gene encoding patatin-02 isoform X4 → MATTKSFLILIFMLLATTSSTLASLEEMVTVLSIDGGAIRGIIPGVILEFLEGELQRIDNNPDARLADYFDVIGGTSTGGLLVAMITTPNENNRPFAAANETVPFYFEHGPGIFSPRPLFPIIPGPKYNSTYLMQVIKEKLGETRLNQTLTEVVISAFDIKTNEPVIFTKSSLAESPELNAKMYDICYSTAAAPTYFAPHYFATTTSNGDPYEFNLVDGGVATVGDPALLSVSVAMKHAENEDPAFASIKSMNYKKMLLLSLGTGTTSDFRETYTAAEAARWGPLKWMDVIQNMTQAGSTYMTDYYLSTAFKALGSQDNYLRVQENALTGTATKFDDASVANMILLVQVGENLLKKSVSEDNHETYEVALKRFAKLLSDRKKFRANKASF